The following DNA comes from Flavisolibacter ginsenosidimutans.
CCGGGCAGTGGGTGATCGTGGCCGATCATTCATCATAACGGTTTTGTGGTTGGCATGATGTGCGCAGACGCTTTCATTCTCCTTTGCTCCTTAGCTCAGTGCGAAAAATTATTCTTTCTTCTTCCACACCTTAAACAAAAAACGAAGAAGCAAAACCAACGTCACAAAAAAGATGAAATAGAAAATGCCGTTGTACCAATCCAAGCCGTTTGTGAAATAACCCAATCGCAGGTAGAGTCCCAGCGTCATCATCAACAGGAGCCACAACGAAACCGCACCAAAGGATTTCATGATCTTCTGGAAATAAACTTTCATCTCCGGGTCCATGCCGGTATTGTATTCGTCCATGAGAGTTTGTTTACGTGTTCGCCTGTTTACAAGTCCACGCGTTGTTCTAAAGCACAAACATAGCTTATGGCAAATCCGTTGTTTATGATTTTCGTCGTGAAGACTTCTTTTTGAAAAAGCACGCCGACGGGTGAACCGGTGAACACGTAAACTTGTGAACGCTTCAGGGAACAAGCAGCGCTCTGAACGCTGCCGAGTCGCCGCTGAATACGTTAAAATCAACCTTGGCAATGATGCCGTTTACGTGGCCTTCTTCGCTGTGTTGCCAAAAATGCCAGGGCCTTGAAATGCGCGGATTGTCGGGCTGATAATAATGTGCAATCCACAAGGGGTAGTCGTCAAATTTTCCCTTTAAATACTTTTCATAAAACGTAACGTAAGTATAAATGATGGGCTTTACGCCGTAGGCCTGTTCCATCGCATCCAGCCAGGCCTGTACTTCATTTTGCAATTTGTCCACGGGCATGTTCCAGCCGCGTTCAATGTCCAGCACTGGCGGCAGGTCGCCGCTTTCGAGCTTCACGTTTTCAAAAAAGTTTTGCGCTTGTGATTTGCCGTCTTTTTTCGGATAAAAAAAATGATACGCCCCGCGAACCACGCCGGCTTCTTTTGCTTTTTTCCAGTTGCGTTTAAAATAAGGATCTACAAGGCCGGTGCCTTCGGTGGCTTTGATAAAGGCAAAACCGAGTTGCACGTTCTTTACCCGCATTTTTTTTACTTCTTGCCAGGCAATGGTGCTTTGGTAGCGGCTCACGTCAATGCCGTGAATCTCGTACTGCGTGGGAATGCTGATGCCGAATTCTTTGTAGCGGATAAAAGTGGGTTCTTTTACTTGCAGCCAAAGAAAAAACAGGTAGCCTAAAAACAGCGCTGCGGCAATGACCGTAGCCCACAGTACACGGCGAAGATTTTTGGATGCTTTTCGTTTTGCCACGGTGTGCAAATAACGAAGAAATGGAGCAAATAGTTTTCAGCGGTCGGCTATCGGCTTTCTGTTTTCAGCGACCTGAGTCAAAGCTGAAAGCCGACGGCCGATGACTGGCAGCCGCTTGGGCATCATAGAACGGGACGGAGTTCGGCCTCACCCCGAAACATTTTCCGTTACTTTTGCGGCCAACTCGAAAAAAATGAAACTGTCGCATTTATCCGAAACGCTGATCGGCTCAGAGATCGTAAAACTGGGCGGCGAAATAAGAGACCGCATTCGCAAAGGCGAACGCATTTACAACTTTACCGTTGGCGATTTTGATCCCAAGATATTTCCCATTCCAAAAGGATTGGAAGACCACATTGTAGAAGCGTACCGCGAACATTTTACCAATTATCCTCCTGGTGAAGGAAGTCTTGAACTTCGCGAAGCCTTGAGCAAATTCTCAAAACAATACCAGGGATTTGATTACGGCGTTGATGAAATTCTGGTGGCTTCGGGCGGACGTCCGCTGATCTATGCCTTGTTTCGCGCTGTGGTTGACAAAGGTGAAAAAGTATTGTATGCGGTGCCAAGCTGGAACAACAATCACTATACACATTTTGTAGAAGCCGAACACGTGGTGGTGGAAGCAAAAGCCGAAAACGGTTTTATGCCTACAGCAGATGATTTAAAGCCTTATATCCAGGATGCTTCTTTTCTGGCGCTTTGCTCACCGCAAAATCCTACCGGCACAACCTTCCGCAAAGAAGATCTTGAAGCCATTTGCCAATTGGTAGTGGATGAAAACAAGCGGCGCGGCGATGCGAAAAAATTGTACGTGATGTACGACCAAATGTATTGGCATCTCACCTACGACGGCATCAAACATTACGACCCCGTTTCCCTCAACCCCGAAATGCGGCCGTACACCATTTTCATTGACGCCATCAGCAAATGCTTTGCGGCCACGGGTGTTCGTGTTGGTTGGAGCATGGGGCCCGCAAACGTGTTGAACAAGATGAAGGCGATTCTTTCGCACGTGGGTGCCTGGGCGCCGATGCCGGAACAAAAAGGCCTCACGAAATTTTTAGGCGAAACCGAAAACATCAATAGCTATTTCACGCATTTCAAAGCCGAAGTAGAAGAAAGGCTCCGCCGCATTTACGAAGGCTTTGTGCAATTGAAAAAAGACGGTTGTCCGGTGGATGCCATTGCACCCGAAGCGGCCATCTATCTTACCATAAAAATTGACCTTGCCGGCAAACAAACGGCCGAAGGAAAGAAGTTGGAAACGCAGGCTGATGTAACGTCGTATTTGTTGCAGAACGCAGGCCTTGCCATCGTTCCGTTCTATGCCTTTGGCGCTGATAAGTCTTCGCCCTGGTACCGCTTAAGCGTGGGCACCTGCAAAAAAGAGGAGATTGACGAAATGCTGCAAAAGCTGCGCACAGCCCTGCAAGGTTTGCACTAATTTTTACTGATCAAAAAATAAAAAGGCTTTAACTCGTGCCAGGCAATGGCCTTGAGTATGGCCTTTTCTTTTTGCGTAACCTGTGTGCGTGTAACCAATTCGTGCGTGCGGCAAAAAACATCATCTCGTTCCACCCGCATCAAAATTTCGTGAAGACACTCGACTTCTTTTTGCAGAAGGTCGTCGTTATATACTTCTTCTTTATAGAGGAGGAGCAAGTCGCGGTTATAGTTTTTCATGGCTCATCTGTTTTAAATCCTATACTTTTCCGGGACATCCGCAACTGCTGCCTTTTCCAGTTCCTGAGTAGTAATTGCGGGCACAACCCGATATACCGAGAATAGTCAAGAACAGTGCCATGTAGATTATCTTCTTCATAATGGGGTTTGTAAAATAACTATTTTACCATCGCATTTCGTATAGCGCCTTGGAAAAGAAAGGAAAATTAACATGAACCGCCCGATTGCATCGCCAAAAATTTTGGTGGCGCCGCTCGATTGGGGCCTCGGACATGCAACCCGCTGCGTTCCGGTTGTCCGCGAATTGCTCCGACAAGGCTGCACGGTTTTGCTGGCCGGCGAGAGTAAGCAAAAAGCCTTATTGCAACAGGAGTTTCCACATCTTCCGTTTTTAGAATTACCCGGCTATCGTATCGAGTATGCTTCTTCGGGCTGGGGACTGGCAGCGAAAATTGTGGCGCAAATTCCCAAACTTCTTTCGGCCATGAAAGATGAACAAGAATGGCTGAAAAAAGTTGTGGAAGAAGAAAAGATTGACGCCGTGATTTCGGATAACCGTTACGGCTTGTATCATGCGGACGTGCACGCTGTTTTTGTTACGCACCAACTGCGCATCAAAGCGCCGGTGAAGCTTGCCGAAGATTTTTTGCAGGAAATGGCTTACAGTTACATCAACAAGTTTGACGAGTGCTGGGTACCCGATGCGGAAGGTAACGAGGTTTTGGCCGGCGAACTTTCGCACCCCGAAGAATTGCCGTCAATTCCGTTGCGTTACGTGGGCACCTTGTCGCGGTTCGGCAATGCGCAAATGCCCGAAAACGGAAAGTCGTTGCTGATTCTTCTTTCGGGTCCAGAGCCGCAGCGAACCTTGCTTGAAGAAAGTCTTTTAGACGAATTGAAGGAATATGAACAGCCCGTTGTTTTGGTGAGAGGTTTGCCCGGTGAAGCCGGTGAATTAAACGTGCCGGAAAACGTTTCGGTTTACAATCATTTGCCTGCGGCCGAACTGGAAGAAAAGATCAGAAATGCATCGCTTGTCATTGCCCGTTGCGGTTACAGCACCGTAATGGATCTGACCGTTTTAAAAAAGCGAAGCATTTTGATTCCAACACCCGGGCAAACAGAACAGGAATATTTAGCCGGCTATTTAATGAAGAGAAGTTTTGCTTTTTGCGTGGCGCAAAAAAAGTTCAGATTAAAAAACGCGTTAGCATTGGCTGAAAACTTTCCGTATCAATCTTTCGAAGGAAAATCAAACGGTTTGCAGGCGGCCGTTCATGCTCTAATCCGTCGCATCGAATCAAAGGAGAAATCAAATCTGTAAAAAAAATCCCGGTAATCTACGGTCACAAAAACGCCCCGATTCCGGGGCGCTCTTGTTAACCTTCAACCATTTTTTACGGCAGAACATTTGTTATGCAGCACATAAAAGACAAAACAGAGACAGTAAAACGCTGCACGGGTTTAAACGGTTTTATAAAAACAAGAAAGAAAGCGGGTAATCACTCTGCCGAAACAGCAACTTCGCTATTGAGTGAAAGGGAGTTTACGCTTGGGGTCATCGTAACCAATCGCGGCTGGCTGTAATCAAGCCGGAAGGTTTTGCGGTGGTAACGGCAGGGCCCGTATTTATCCAGCGCAGCCTGGTGTTCCTTGGTTGCGTAGCCTTTGTTTTGCGCCCAGTTGTACCGCGGATATTTGTTGTGCAGTTCTTTCATGAAATCGTCGCGGTAAGTTTTTGCCAGAACGCTGGCCGCGGCAATGGAAGCGTATTTTCCGTCGCCGCCAACAATGCATTTGTGCGGTACCCTTTTAAAGGGCGAGAACCGGTTGCCGTCAATCAGCAACAAGCCTGGTTGTGCCTGAAGTTTTTTTACGGCCAGGTGCATGGCTTTGAAGGAGGCTTTTAAAATATTCAGTTTGTCAATTTGTTTGTGATCTAATTGCGCTACAGCAAAGGCCAGCGACCGCTGCTCAATAACGGGGCGCAATTCGTTGCGCTGCTCTTCAGTAATCTGTTTCGAATCGTTTAAAAGTGGATGATAAAAGTCCTTCGGTAAAATAACGGCAGCCGCAAACACAGGCCCGGCAAGGCATCCGCGGCCTGCTTCGTCGCATCCGGCTTCTACCAAATCTTCCTGAAAAAAAGGCAACAACATCGTATTCAAAAATACGCGTAGCTTTTTTAATCATCGGTTGCCCCGCATGAATTAAAGAAAGTTTTAGCGTCCGCAGCCAATGCGTTTTCGCCTGCGAAAGACGGCCATTCAATTCTTCGTAACTTGACGTGAGAGAATTATACCATGCGTTCGCTTCGGTCATCCTGTTTTCCTTTTTTTCTTGGAATAGCTGCTTGCGGTTTTATTCTTGAAGATGCCCTGCCAGGCGCTTCACAAAAGGCAATGGTGTTGCACCAACAATACCGCGAGGACGAAGAATGGATTGCACCATCCGAATTTGAAATTCCGCCGGGAGAGGAGGGTGAATTGATACGCTACGGAAAAGAACTGGTTGCGCATACGTCAATTTACCTTGGGCCGAAAGGAGTCGTAGCGCATTTAGCCAACAGAATGAATTGTCAAAACTGCCACACCTACGCAGGCACCGAAAATTTCGCCAACCCGTTTTCTGCTGTCGCGTCAACTTATCCAAAATACAGGGAGAGAAGTGGGCGGAAGGAATCCATCGAGTCTCGGGTAAACGATTGCCTGCAACGCAGCATGAACGGCCAGACACTGGACAGTTTAAGCCACGAGATGAAGGCCATGATTGCTTACATTAAGTGGGTAGGAGGCGGGGTACCAAAGGGTGCCCGTCCAAAAGGTGCAGGCATCGAACCGTTGCCGCTTTTAAAGCGGGCGGCCGATCCGCAAAAGGGAGGAGGAGTTTTTCTTTTGCATTGCCAGCGTTGCCACGGTGAAAAGGGGCAAGGCTTGTTATCACCCGATTCGGTTTCTTATGTTTATCCGCCTTTATGGGGCGATGGAAGTTTCAATACCGCTGCAGGCATCAATCGTCTTTCTCTTTTGGCAGGCTTTATTAAAAACAACATGCCCTTTGGTGCTAATTGGAAAGAGCCGGAATTGAACAACGAAGACGCTTGGGACGTAGCGGCGTTTGTTGCCTCGCAACCGCGGCCAATAAAAAACTTCGCTGGCGATTGGAAAGACCTTTCTAAAAAACCTTTTGATTATCCTTTCGGCCCCTACGCCGATTCCTTCTCAGAACGGCAACACAAGTATGGACCGTTCGATGTAATGAAGAAAAAGAAATAAAAAATGAATAATCGGTAAGAGTGCCGTGCTTTGTATAAAATGTTTATGTTATTCAGCCATCACTCTTACCGATTATTCATCGTTCATGCTTCCTATGCTTTACAATAGGCGCACCCGTGTTCTTGTGCACGGCCTACAGCCCATACGCCAGAGGGAACAATTTGTATTTTGGGCAACACGGCAGCTTTAAATTCTTTGTAAACATTCTCTTGGCTCTGTTTGGTCATGTCGGCAACCACGGCGCTGTAAACTGTCATGGCCATGTTGCACACGCAGAACATCACGCCGCTGTCTTGCAACTCGTTTATGCCGATAGCTACATTGCCAATGCCCGGCACCTGAAAATCGCCGGCAGCAGGTTTGTAAAACGCATTGCGCATGGCCGATGCTTTTGTCTTTTCATCGTTTACCTTAAACATGTCGCCAAATTTATATTTCGCCCACAACTCGCTGTTTAACGCAAAGGGCATGGCTTCGTGGCGAAGAATAACGACAACGCTGTTGTCTTTATCGGGTGTGCCGGTCATAGAGTTTGTGATTAAAAAAACGCGTGGCCAGGCAAAAGGAAAAACGCCGTTCGGCTCCGTGGCATCAAACACAATGCGGTGCTTGCCTTTGATGTTTTTGAACCAGGCGTCAGGATCGTCTTCCGGTAGAAAACGGTCCGTGTTTTTTGCCACGGCCTGAAGCGGTGCGGCCATCCCGCCCAAACTCATAGCAGCGGCGCCGGTAGCGAGGGTGCCCAAAAAAGCCCGGCGATTGGTTGCGAGGCCGGTGTCGTTCTTTTCCATAAAAAAATTTTTTTGGTGAAGAAATCTGCTTCAAAAGTTACGAAAACAAACCGCAGACAACAATTTTATCTCTAATGTGATGTGCCGGTATTTCCGAAAAATATTTCGTAAACTTTATAGCCTAAACTCACCGGTATGAAGCCCTTTCTTTTCTTCTTGCTGCTTTTGCTTTTGGCGCCTTTTGCACGAGCGCAAAACGTTCCGTATAACGTTGTGTTTGACCTTACCAGCAAGGACACCCTCGATCACCAAGCCGTGATACGCTGGCTTAGCGGCATCAGCAGCGCACGGCCCGACGCAAAACTGGAAGTAGTGCTTTACGGCCAGTCGCTTGACATGGTGCAAAAGGAAAAATCTACCGTTGCCGCACCGCTGCTTCAATTGCTGCAAAACAAAAACGTCAGTGTAAAAGTTTGCGCGGTAGCCATGAAGCATCACAACATTGAAGCGTCGCAACTCTTGCCCGGTGTGAGCGTTGTTCCCGACGGCATTTATGAAATCATTCAACGCGAAAAAGACGGATGGGGATACATTAAGGCCGTGCATTAAACTGTTGATTGTTGTTCGTTGGCCGAAGAAAAATTAGCGGCGATACAAACAACGACCAACGGTCAACAAAATGCTTCAATGCTCCCTATCCGCGGTTAGTTTTGCGCCGCCATGTTGGAAGAAATTGTCAGCAAACGAAGCCGGCCCGTTGCCATTTGGCTGCTGGTGGGTGTGTTCATGATCATCGTTCAAATTATTCTCGGCGGCATTACCCGCTTAACCGATTCGGGTCTTTCGATTACAGAATGGCAACCCTTGCTGGGCGCCGTTCCACCAACAAACGAAGCGGAATGGAACAAGGCTTTTGAAGGGTATAAGCACATTGCGCAATTCAAACACCTGCACGCTTATTTTACTCTTGACGATTTTAAATCCATCTTTTTTTGGGAATGGCTTCATCGCTTGTGGGGACGTTTCATTGGTGTTGTTTTTATTATTCCCTTTGTTATTTTCCTCGTTCAAAAACGTTTTACAAAAGACATGATAACGCCCATGTTGATTCTTTTTTTATTGGGCGGCTTGCAAGGCCTTATTGGCTGGGTAATGGTGATGAGTGGCCTAAACGACGAAAACCTTTACGTGAGCCACATTCGCCTGGCCATTCATTTCATTACGGCCCTGGGATTGCTGGTTTATACTTTCTGGTTTGCACTTCGATTACTTGTGCAGAACAAACAAAAGATAGCTGCGCCTTCTTCCAAAAACTTATTGGGTTGGATTCTTGGTTTGCTGGTGGTGCAATTAATTTACGGTGCCTTCATGGCCGGACTGAAAGCCGCTCTGGCCGCACCAACCTGGCCTTCCATCAATGGTTATTATCTGCCGCCTTATATTGCCGTGTATCAAGGCAAAGAAGGAACTTTTTTTTCAGCGCTTGTCAACAATCCCGTTACGGTTCATTTCATTCACCGCAACATTGCGTACTTACTCACAATTCTAATTGCCGTTTGGACGGTGAAGGCCGCCAAAGAAAAACGAAGCGCTCTGTTTAACCGCCTTAAATGGATTCCGCTTTTGTTGGTGCTAACGCAGGTTGGTTTGGGCATTGCGGCCGTACTGACCAGCATAAAAAAACAGCCGCAGCAATGGGGCCTGTTTGAATGGAATGCTCAATTGCACCAGGTTGTAGCCATGCTGCTCCTGCTTTCCTTAACGGCGGTTTTCTTTCTGCACAAACAAAATAAAAGTGCAGCGGCCTGAGTTATTCTACTGTCTAACTTTAGGTGAAACGTGAGACGGCAGACGTGAAACCGTAAAATTTTTCGGATTAAAGCGGCCTGCGGTTTGACGTCTTACGCCTGTCGTCTCACGTCATTCAATTCCGCTAACCATGGAGTACTTTTCCTTTCTCCCCCGATCGTTGCAAAAAAATTTTCGCAGTACATTACAACCCTTGAAACAATCGGCGACTATTATTGAATACCTGCGCGGCACGTTTTACTCGCTGCCCGTGCAATTGCTTTTTCTGCATTTCAGAAAGTACCAGGTGCTGCTTGTTTTCTGGCTCATTTTGTTTAGCGTGGTGGGCGGCGTTTTCATGAAATCTTTTGGCGCCGAAGCGCTTTATTTGGCGCCCGAATACATGGGCAACGTGAACGCATTGGGCGCAGCAATTGTAGGTGTTGCTATCGGCATTTTTATCATGTGCTGGAACGTGACGACCTTCATTCTTTTCAGCCGCCACTTTAGTTTTCTGGCCGCTACGCAATATCCTTTTTTGAAATACTGCGTCAACAATAGCATCATCCCGTTGAGCTTTCTTGTTTTTTATTTGCTGAAGGCTTATCAGTATGCGCACTACAAAGAACTTATCGCCAACGTTGAAATCGTTTTTTTAACGGGCGGCTTTCTCATTGGCCTCTTGCTCGTCTTCATCGTTTCCTTTCTTTATTTTTTTAGTGCCGACAGAACCATTTTCAAAATTCTTCAACCGCTTTTTAGCAGCGCAAAAAATTACATCTCCACCTTGCAGCCCGAAAAGGCCAGCGGCCGTTCGCTCATTTATTCCGAGTGGTTCCTCGATTCGTTTTTTAAAGTGCGCCGTTGCCGCGACGTGTCGCACTACTCACCGGAACTGATGGAAAAAATTTTCAAGCGCCACCACTTTGCCGCGGTCATTTCGGTTTTCATCATCTATTTGTTTTTGTTGCTGATTGGCTACTTCATTGATCAGCCTTTTTTCCAGTTGCCTGCCGGCGCTTCCATCACGCTTTTGTTTGCCGTGCTTATTGGCGTTACCGGCGCCATTGTTTATTTCTTTCAAAGCTGGAGCGTGCCGGTTCTCATCCTGTTCATCTTTATGCTGAATTATCTGTACCGGATCGAATGGATTGACCCGCGCAACAAAGCCTACGGCTTAAACTACAACAACAAGAACGACTATCCTTCCTATACGCAACCCGTTTTGGACAGCATTGCCGCTTCGGCCGCCGCCGAAAACGACAAGCGAAACATGGAAACGGTTTTGGGTCGGTGGAAAGCAAAGCAAGGCGAAGAAAAGCCTTTGCTAGTGATTGTAACAACGAGCGGCGGCGGCACACGCAGCGCCACGTTTACGATGGATGTGTTGCAACGATTGGACAGCATTACGGGCGGCAGGATGATGAAGAAAACTTTTTTGTTTACGGGTGCATCCGGCGGCATGATCGGCGCATCCTACTTCCGTGAACTTTACCGGCAGCGTTTAAACAATCCATCCATTCGTTTGCAGGATGAACGCTACGTGGACAACATTGCTTCTGACCTGCTAAACCCCACGTTTACTTCGTTTGTCACTCGCGATGTGTTTGCACCGGAGCGAAAGTTTTCGGTTGGGCCTTATTCTTACTTACGCGATCGAGGCCTTGCCTTTGAAGAAGCGCTGAACAAAAACACAGAAAGGGTTTTGGACAAAAAGCTGGGCGATTACGTGACCGATGAAACGCAGGCGAACATTCCGCTGATGCTGTATCACACGCTGATTACCCGCGACGGAAAGAAGATGCTGATTGGCACGCAGCCGGTGCGCTTTATGACGCATCCATCGGTTGATTCAACCGAAAAAGCAACGGCCGACGCTATTGACTTTACATCCTTCTTTTCTAAGCAAGACCCGTACAATTTGCGGATGCTAACCGTGCTTCGGATGAACGCAACCTTTCCCGTAGTGTTGCCGAACGTGTGGATGCCGTCGGACCCGGTGATTGACGTTATGGACGGCGGCCTGCGCGACAATTACGG
Coding sequences within:
- a CDS encoding DsrE family protein, which translates into the protein MKPFLFFLLLLLLAPFARAQNVPYNVVFDLTSKDTLDHQAVIRWLSGISSARPDAKLEVVLYGQSLDMVQKEKSTVAAPLLQLLQNKNVSVKVCAVAMKHHNIEASQLLPGVSVVPDGIYEIIQREKDGWGYIKAVH
- a CDS encoding ribonuclease HII; its protein translation is MLLPFFQEDLVEAGCDEAGRGCLAGPVFAAAVILPKDFYHPLLNDSKQITEEQRNELRPVIEQRSLAFAVAQLDHKQIDKLNILKASFKAMHLAVKKLQAQPGLLLIDGNRFSPFKRVPHKCIVGGDGKYASIAAASVLAKTYRDDFMKELHNKYPRYNWAQNKGYATKEHQAALDKYGPCRYHRKTFRLDYSQPRLVTMTPSVNSLSLNSEVAVSAE
- a CDS encoding c-type cytochrome, coding for MRSLRSSCFPFFLGIAACGFILEDALPGASQKAMVLHQQYREDEEWIAPSEFEIPPGEEGELIRYGKELVAHTSIYLGPKGVVAHLANRMNCQNCHTYAGTENFANPFSAVASTYPKYRERSGRKESIESRVNDCLQRSMNGQTLDSLSHEMKAMIAYIKWVGGGVPKGARPKGAGIEPLPLLKRAADPQKGGGVFLLHCQRCHGEKGQGLLSPDSVSYVYPPLWGDGSFNTAAGINRLSLLAGFIKNNMPFGANWKEPELNNEDAWDVAAFVASQPRPIKNFAGDWKDLSKKPFDYPFGPYADSFSERQHKYGPFDVMKKKK
- a CDS encoding twin-arginine translocation signal domain-containing protein → MEKNDTGLATNRRAFLGTLATGAAAMSLGGMAAPLQAVAKNTDRFLPEDDPDAWFKNIKGKHRIVFDATEPNGVFPFAWPRVFLITNSMTGTPDKDNSVVVILRHEAMPFALNSELWAKYKFGDMFKVNDEKTKASAMRNAFYKPAAGDFQVPGIGNVAIGINELQDSGVMFCVCNMAMTVYSAVVADMTKQSQENVYKEFKAAVLPKIQIVPSGVWAVGRAQEHGCAYCKA
- a CDS encoding COX15/CtaA family protein; protein product: MLEEIVSKRSRPVAIWLLVGVFMIIVQIILGGITRLTDSGLSITEWQPLLGAVPPTNEAEWNKAFEGYKHIAQFKHLHAYFTLDDFKSIFFWEWLHRLWGRFIGVVFIIPFVIFLVQKRFTKDMITPMLILFLLGGLQGLIGWVMVMSGLNDENLYVSHIRLAIHFITALGLLVYTFWFALRLLVQNKQKIAAPSSKNLLGWILGLLVVQLIYGAFMAGLKAALAAPTWPSINGYYLPPYIAVYQGKEGTFFSALVNNPVTVHFIHRNIAYLLTILIAVWTVKAAKEKRSALFNRLKWIPLLLVLTQVGLGIAAVLTSIKKQPQQWGLFEWNAQLHQVVAMLLLLSLTAVFFLHKQNKSAAA
- a CDS encoding glycosyltransferase, with the protein product MNRPIASPKILVAPLDWGLGHATRCVPVVRELLRQGCTVLLAGESKQKALLQQEFPHLPFLELPGYRIEYASSGWGLAAKIVAQIPKLLSAMKDEQEWLKKVVEEEKIDAVISDNRYGLYHADVHAVFVTHQLRIKAPVKLAEDFLQEMAYSYINKFDECWVPDAEGNEVLAGELSHPEELPSIPLRYVGTLSRFGNAQMPENGKSLLILLSGPEPQRTLLEESLLDELKEYEQPVVLVRGLPGEAGELNVPENVSVYNHLPAAELEEKIRNASLVIARCGYSTVMDLTVLKKRSILIPTPGQTEQEYLAGYLMKRSFAFCVAQKKFRLKNALALAENFPYQSFEGKSNGLQAAVHALIRRIESKEKSNL
- a CDS encoding pyridoxal phosphate-dependent aminotransferase, whose translation is MKLSHLSETLIGSEIVKLGGEIRDRIRKGERIYNFTVGDFDPKIFPIPKGLEDHIVEAYREHFTNYPPGEGSLELREALSKFSKQYQGFDYGVDEILVASGGRPLIYALFRAVVDKGEKVLYAVPSWNNNHYTHFVEAEHVVVEAKAENGFMPTADDLKPYIQDASFLALCSPQNPTGTTFRKEDLEAICQLVVDENKRRGDAKKLYVMYDQMYWHLTYDGIKHYDPVSLNPEMRPYTIFIDAISKCFAATGVRVGWSMGPANVLNKMKAILSHVGAWAPMPEQKGLTKFLGETENINSYFTHFKAEVEERLRRIYEGFVQLKKDGCPVDAIAPEAAIYLTIKIDLAGKQTAEGKKLETQADVTSYLLQNAGLAIVPFYAFGADKSSPWYRLSVGTCKKEEIDEMLQKLRTALQGLH
- a CDS encoding glycoside hydrolase family 25 protein encodes the protein MAKRKASKNLRRVLWATVIAAALFLGYLFFLWLQVKEPTFIRYKEFGISIPTQYEIHGIDVSRYQSTIAWQEVKKMRVKNVQLGFAFIKATEGTGLVDPYFKRNWKKAKEAGVVRGAYHFFYPKKDGKSQAQNFFENVKLESGDLPPVLDIERGWNMPVDKLQNEVQAWLDAMEQAYGVKPIIYTYVTFYEKYLKGKFDDYPLWIAHYYQPDNPRISRPWHFWQHSEEGHVNGIIAKVDFNVFSGDSAAFRALLVP
- a CDS encoding patatin-like phospholipase family protein, with translation MEYFSFLPRSLQKNFRSTLQPLKQSATIIEYLRGTFYSLPVQLLFLHFRKYQVLLVFWLILFSVVGGVFMKSFGAEALYLAPEYMGNVNALGAAIVGVAIGIFIMCWNVTTFILFSRHFSFLAATQYPFLKYCVNNSIIPLSFLVFYLLKAYQYAHYKELIANVEIVFLTGGFLIGLLLVFIVSFLYFFSADRTIFKILQPLFSSAKNYISTLQPEKASGRSLIYSEWFLDSFFKVRRCRDVSHYSPELMEKIFKRHHFAAVISVFIIYLFLLLIGYFIDQPFFQLPAGASITLLFAVLIGVTGAIVYFFQSWSVPVLILFIFMLNYLYRIEWIDPRNKAYGLNYNNKNDYPSYTQPVLDSIAASAAAENDKRNMETVLGRWKAKQGEEKPLLVIVTTSGGGTRSATFTMDVLQRLDSITGGRMMKKTFLFTGASGGMIGASYFRELYRQRLNNPSIRLQDERYVDNIASDLLNPTFTSFVTRDVFAPERKFSVGPYSYLRDRGLAFEEALNKNTERVLDKKLGDYVTDETQANIPLMLYHTLITRDGKKMLIGTQPVRFMTHPSVDSTEKATADAIDFTSFFSKQDPYNLRMLTVLRMNATFPVVLPNVWMPSDPVIDVMDGGLRDNYGVETSLRFLTHMQGWIEQNTRGVVLVQIRDRMDGGWDNPYEFDDLVQNATKPFFLLQHNWYKMMEYFQKDMATYFLNNQRYPVHNITFQYIPRQEEHKAALSFHLTKLEKADIKGSLQSDHNQESFKRVLELFAGKEKKQPK